The proteins below are encoded in one region of Diceros bicornis minor isolate mBicDic1 chromosome 14, mDicBic1.mat.cur, whole genome shotgun sequence:
- the LOC131414060 gene encoding histone H2B type 1-L, which yields MPELAKSAPAPKKGSKKAVTKAQKKDGKKRKRSRKESYSVYVYKVLKQVHPDTGISSKAMGIMNSFVNDIFERIAGEASRLAHYNKRSTITSREIQTAVRLLLPGELAKHAVSEGTKAVTKYTSSK from the coding sequence ATGCCTGAGCTGGCGAAGTCTGCCCCAGCCCCGAAGAAGGGCTCTAAGAAGGCGGTGACCAAGGCGCAGAAGAAGGACGGCAAGAAGCGCAAGCGCAGCCGCAAGGAGAGCTACTCCGTGTACGTGTACAAGGTGCTGAAGCAGGTCCACCCCGACACCGGCATCTCGTCCAAGGCCATGGGCATCATGAACTCGTTCGTCAACGACATCTTCGAGCGCATCGCGGGCGAGGCGTCGCGCCTGGCGCATTACAACAAGCGCTCGACCATCACGTCCAGGGAGATCCAGACGGCCGTGCGCTTGCTGCTGCCCGGGGAGCTGGCCAAGCACGCCGTGTCCGAGGGCACCAAGGCCGTCACCAAGTATACCAGCTCCAAGTAA